From the Bdellovibrio reynosensis genome, one window contains:
- the wecB gene encoding non-hydrolyzing UDP-N-acetylglucosamine 2-epimerase — protein sequence MKKLLFVFGTRPEAIKLAPVILAAKKDPRFCVKVLVTGQHRLMLDQVLNLFNIVPDYDLNLMKSNQSLNDIVSGVIQGVDTILKREAFDYVLVQGDTSTAMAGALSAFHHKVPVAHIEAGLRTNNLHSPFPEEMNRQVITRLATIHFVPTESGRLNLLAENVQPGIIQVTGNTVIDALLIVQKTIKEQQDIYKSLKERFSFIDPERKMVLVTGHRRENFGENFKNICLALKKIADTFPDVQLVYPVHLNPQVRKPALEILSGVNSVHLLEPQEYLPFVFLMMNSYLIISDSGGIQEEAPSLGKPVLVTRNNTERSEAVKAGTVRLVGASAENIFNETKELLENLKVYQKMATTENPYGDGTASGRILSALH from the coding sequence TTGAAGAAATTGTTGTTTGTCTTCGGAACTCGACCAGAAGCCATTAAGCTTGCACCCGTTATACTTGCAGCTAAAAAAGATCCACGCTTTTGCGTCAAGGTGCTCGTAACTGGTCAACACCGTTTAATGCTTGATCAGGTTCTAAATCTTTTTAACATTGTTCCTGACTACGATTTGAATTTGATGAAATCAAATCAGAGTTTGAACGATATCGTTTCCGGCGTCATTCAGGGTGTCGATACTATTTTAAAAAGGGAAGCCTTTGATTATGTTTTAGTTCAAGGGGATACCTCTACAGCGATGGCCGGGGCGCTTTCGGCCTTTCATCACAAAGTTCCAGTTGCACACATTGAAGCGGGCCTTAGAACGAACAATCTTCACTCTCCATTTCCTGAAGAAATGAACAGACAGGTGATTACTCGACTAGCAACGATTCATTTTGTTCCTACAGAATCTGGGCGCTTAAATTTACTTGCTGAAAATGTTCAACCCGGAATAATTCAGGTTACGGGCAACACTGTGATTGATGCTTTATTAATTGTTCAGAAGACAATTAAAGAGCAGCAGGACATCTATAAGTCGCTCAAAGAGCGATTCAGTTTTATTGATCCTGAAAGAAAAATGGTTCTTGTGACAGGACATCGTCGCGAGAATTTCGGTGAAAATTTTAAAAATATTTGTTTAGCTCTTAAAAAGATTGCAGACACTTTTCCTGACGTACAACTGGTTTATCCAGTTCATTTAAACCCCCAGGTTCGTAAGCCAGCCCTAGAGATCTTAAGTGGCGTAAACTCAGTACATCTGCTTGAACCTCAAGAGTATCTTCCTTTTGTTTTCCTGATGATGAATTCTTACCTTATCATTTCTGATTCCGGTGGAATACAGGAAGAAGCACCCTCCTTAGGAAAGCCCGTTTTGGTTACACGAAACAATACCGAGCGCTCTGAAGCTGTTAAGGCGGGTACTGTAAGGTTGGTTGGCGCTTCCGCTGAAAACATTTTTAATGAAACTAAAGAGCTTCTGGAAAATTTAAAGGTCTATCAAAAAATGGCTACGACAGAAAATCCGTATGGTGACGGCACTGCCTCGGGGCGCATTTTAAGTGCCCTCCATTAA